TCGTCGATCACCCATCACCCACTGGGCCGCGAACGGCCGCACCGCGCGCGCAAGGGCCGGCAACTGCGACAGACGCAGCCCGTAGAAGGCGTTGCGCACCCCGAGGAAGAAGGCGCCGGCCGCGGCCGTGAACGGGCCGCCCCCGGCGGCGAGCGCGCCGACCAGGGCGAGCTGGGAGGCCCCGGTGAACACCAGGAGGCTGAGCGCACAGGTCTGGAGCAGTCCGAGCCCGCTGCCGGCCGAGGTTACTCCGAAGGCGAACCCGGACAGGCCCACGGCGATCCCGACCCCCTGGGCGTCCCGCACCACGGCGTCGGGCCTGGCCGCGTCCCCGGTGGCCCGATCGGTACGTGTTGTCCGCTGTCTCGCGCCCCGCACGGTACGGACGGCCGCCGGCCGGGGTCTTGGACGTTCTTGCGCTCCCGCCGGTAGGCGCCCGGTGGGACACCGACGATCCGGGTGAAGTGCCGGTTGAGGTGGGACTGGCCGGTGAACCCGACGGTGACGGCGGCCTGCGCGGGTGCGGTACCCGCGTCCAGCAGGAGCCGCGCGCGGCGCACCCCGGCGTCGGTCAGCCAGGTGTGCGGGGGCACGCCGTAGGTGTCGCGGAAGGCCCGCAGCAGCGCGAAGGGGCCGGTGCCGAGGTCGGTGGCCAGGCGCTGCAGGGTCGGCGGCCCGGCCATCCGCCCCTCCAGGACGGCACGCGCGCGTGCGGCGGTCCGGGCTCCGGCCGTCCGCGGCCGGCGCTGGGGCAGCGGGCCGACGCCGGGCAGGGCAGTTCCTCGTACCGCCAGTGCCGCGCCCGCTCGCCTGAACCCGTCATGCCCCCATTGTCCGCCGGTCCCGCCGGTCCCGCCGGTCCCGCCGGTCCCGCCGGCACCCACCGTCGGCACCCACCGCCGCGGGCCGCCCGGCAACGGGCTCCGCGTCCGGCCGGCCGCCCGGGTCGGGCCGATTGTCAGTGGCCGGGTGCAGGATGGACGCATGGTCAGCTCCGCACACCGGGCCCTCGACGGCTTCTCACCCGCGACCCGCGGCTGGTTCACGGGGGCGTTCTCCGCGCCCACCGCGGCCCAGGCCGGCGCGTGGCGGGCCATCGGGGAGGGCTCGGACGTGCTGGTGGTCGCCCCGACCGGCTCGGGCAAGACCCTGGCGGCGTTCCTCGCCGCCCTGGACCAGCTGGCCTCCACGCTCCCTCCGGCCGACCTGAAGAAGCGCTGCCGGGTGCTGTACGTGTCCCCGCTCAAGGCCCTGGCGGTCGACGTCGAGCGGAATCTGCGCAGCCCCCTGACCGGCATCCGCCAGGAGTCCGTGCGCCGGGGCCTGCCCGAGCCCGAGGTCAGGGTGGGCATCCGCTCCGGTGACACCCCGGCCGCCGAGCGGCGCGCGCTGTCCACGCGCCCGCCGGACATCCTGATCACCACGCCCGAGTCGCTGTTCCTCATGCTGACCTCGGCCACGCGCGAGGCGCTGACCGGGGTGGAGACGGTGATCCTGGACGAGGTGCACGCGGTGGCGGGCACCAAGCGCGGCGCGCACCTCGCGCTGTCCCTGGAACGGCTGGACGAGCTGCTGCCCCGGCCGGCCCGCCGGATCGGCCTGTCGGCGACGGTGCGGCCGGTGGACGAAGTGGCCCGGTACCTCTCGCCGCGCCGCAAGGTGGAGATCGTCCAGCCCGACTCGGGCAAGGAGTTCGACCTGTCGGTGGTCGTCCCGGTCGAGGACATGGGCGAGCTGGGCGGCTCCCCGGCGGCCGACGGCGACGAGGGGGCGGAACGGCCGTCGATCTGGCCGCACGTCGAGGAGCGCATCGCCGACCTGGTGCAGGCCCACCGGTCCACGATCGTGTTCGCCAACTCGCGGCGCCTGGCCGAGCGGCTGTGCAACCGGCTCAACGAGATCGCCCACGAGCGGGCCACGGGCGAGCCCCTGCAGGAGCATCACGCCCCGGCCGAGCTGATGGGCGGATCGGGCGCGGCCCAGGGCGCGCCCCAGGTGATCGCCCGCGCGCACCACGGCTCGGTCTCCAAGGAGCAGCGCGCCCTGGTCGAGGAGGACCTGAAGGCGGGCCGCCTGCCCGCCGTGGTGGCCACGTCCAGCCTGGAGCTGGGCATCGACATGGGCGCCGTCGACCTCGTCGTGCAGGTCGAGTCCCCGCCGTCGGTGGCCTCCGGCCTGCAGCGCGTCGGCCGCGCGGGACACCAGGTGGGTGCCGTCTCCACCGGCGTGGTCTTCCCCAAGTACCGGGGCGACCTGGTGCAGGCGGCCGTGGTCACCGAGCGGATGCGCTCGGGCGCCATCGAGTCCCTCAGGGTGCCCTCGAACCCCCTGGACGTGCTCGCCCAGCAGCTCGTCGCCATGACGGCGCTGGACACCTGGCAGTTCGACGACCTGCTCGCCGTCGTCCGGCGGGCCGCGCCCTTCGCCTCGCTGCCCGAGTCGGCGTTCACGGCCACCCTCGACATGCTCGCGGGCCGCTACCCCTCGGACGCGTTCGCGGAGCTGCGCCCGCGCGTGGTCTGGGACCGCGTGGCCGGCACGATCACCGGCCGCCCCGGGGCCCAGCGCCTCGCCGTCACCTCCGGCGGCACGATCCCCGACCGGGGCCTGTTCGGCGTGTTCCTGGCCGGCTCCGACCCCAAGAAGGGCGGCGGCCGGGTCGGTGAGCTGGACGAGGAGATGGTGTACGAGTCCCGGGTGGGCGACGTCTTCACCCTGGGGACGAGTTCCTGGCGCATCGAGGACATCACGCGCGACCGCGTCCTGGTCTCCCCCGCGCCGGGTGTGCCGGGCAGGCTGCCGTTCTGGAAGGGCGACCAGCTGGGCCGCCCCCTGGAACTGGGGCGCGCGGTGGGCGCATTCCTGCGCGAGGTGGGCTCGCTGCCCAAGGAGGACGCCCGGCTGCGGCTGCTCGCCGCGGGCCTGGACGCCTGGGCGGTGGACAACGTGCTGTCCTACCTGGACGAGCAGCGGGAGGCCTGCGGGCACGTCCCGGACGACCGCACGATCGTGGTCGAGCGCTTCCGCGACGAGCTGGGTGACTGGCGGGTCGTCGTCCACTCCCCGTTCGGCGCCCAGGTCCACGCTCCCTGGGCGCTCGCCCTGGGCGCCCGCCTCTCCGAGCGGTACGGCATGGACGCGCAGGTCATGCACGCCGACGACGGCATCGTGCTGCGCCTGCCCGACGCCGACGTGATGGGCCTGGACCTGCTCGACCAGGAGCCCGTGGGGGCCGGCGCCGAGTACGACGGCGAGCGGGAACCGGTGGGCGCGGCGGACGTCGCCTTCGACAAGGGCGAGGTCGACCGGATCGTCACCGACCAGGTCGGCGGCTCCGCGCTGTTCGCCTCCCGGTTCCGCGAATGCGCCGCGCGCGCACTGCTGTTGCCGCGCCGCAGGCCCGGCACCCGCACCCCGTTGTGGCAGCAGCGCCAGCGGGCGGCCCAACTGCTCCAGGTGGCGAGCGAGTTCGGTTCGTTCCCGATCGTCCTGGAAGCGGTCCGCGAATGCCTGCAGGACGTCTTCGACGTCCCCGGGCTGGTCGAGCTGATGGGTGACATCGAGTCCCGCAGGGTCCGCCTGGTCGAGGTCACCACCCCCGGGCCGTCCCCCTTCGCCCGCTCCCTGCTGTTCGGGTACGTCGCCCAGTTCCTGTACGAGGGCGACTCCCCGCTCGCCGAGCGCCGTGCCGCCGCGCTCTCCCTGGACTCCCGGCTGCTGGCCGAGCTGCTGGGCCAGGCGGAGCTGCGCGAACTGCTCGACGCGGAGGCGCTCACCGAGCTGGAGCGCGAACTGCAGTGGCTGACCGAGGACCGCCGGATCAAGGACGTCGAGGGCGTGGCCGACGTACTGCGTCTGCTCGGCCCGCTGACGGACGCCGAACTGGCCGAGCGGGGCGCCGAGCCGCAGTGGGGCCAGGAGCTGGCAGCCGCCCGCCGGGCCATCCGGGTCCGGATCGGCGGTACCGA
This is a stretch of genomic DNA from Streptomyces sp. TG1A-8. It encodes these proteins:
- a CDS encoding ATP-dependent helicase, whose product is MVSSAHRALDGFSPATRGWFTGAFSAPTAAQAGAWRAIGEGSDVLVVAPTGSGKTLAAFLAALDQLASTLPPADLKKRCRVLYVSPLKALAVDVERNLRSPLTGIRQESVRRGLPEPEVRVGIRSGDTPAAERRALSTRPPDILITTPESLFLMLTSATREALTGVETVILDEVHAVAGTKRGAHLALSLERLDELLPRPARRIGLSATVRPVDEVARYLSPRRKVEIVQPDSGKEFDLSVVVPVEDMGELGGSPAADGDEGAERPSIWPHVEERIADLVQAHRSTIVFANSRRLAERLCNRLNEIAHERATGEPLQEHHAPAELMGGSGAAQGAPQVIARAHHGSVSKEQRALVEEDLKAGRLPAVVATSSLELGIDMGAVDLVVQVESPPSVASGLQRVGRAGHQVGAVSTGVVFPKYRGDLVQAAVVTERMRSGAIESLRVPSNPLDVLAQQLVAMTALDTWQFDDLLAVVRRAAPFASLPESAFTATLDMLAGRYPSDAFAELRPRVVWDRVAGTITGRPGAQRLAVTSGGTIPDRGLFGVFLAGSDPKKGGGRVGELDEEMVYESRVGDVFTLGTSSWRIEDITRDRVLVSPAPGVPGRLPFWKGDQLGRPLELGRAVGAFLREVGSLPKEDARLRLLAAGLDAWAVDNVLSYLDEQREACGHVPDDRTIVVERFRDELGDWRVVVHSPFGAQVHAPWALALGARLSERYGMDAQVMHADDGIVLRLPDADVMGLDLLDQEPVGAGAEYDGEREPVGAADVAFDKGEVDRIVTDQVGGSALFASRFRECAARALLLPRRRPGTRTPLWQQRQRAAQLLQVASEFGSFPIVLEAVRECLQDVFDVPGLVELMGDIESRRVRLVEVTTPGPSPFARSLLFGYVAQFLYEGDSPLAERRAAALSLDSRLLAELLGQAELRELLDAEALTELERELQWLTEDRRIKDVEGVADVLRLLGPLTDAELAERGAEPQWGQELAAARRAIRVRIGGTDHWAAVEDAGRLRDALGTALPVGVPEAFTEPVKDPLGDLLARHARTHGPFTSATAAARFGLGVAVTEGALHRLAANGRVVQGEFHPAGIGQEWCDTAVLRRLRRRSLAALRQELEPVAPAALAQFLPQWQHIGRGHGLRGVDGLVRAVEQVQGASVPASALERLVLPSRVAGYTPAMLDELTAAGEVVWAGAGALPGKDGWVSLYLADAAPLLLPPPHPLELTALHQSVLDALSGGYGLFFRQIADRVRAGAHPEVTESRLADALWDLAWSGRLTNDTLTPMRSLLGSGRTAGSTAHRAKRTVPRGRYGSPTAASRTGPPTVAGRWSLLPAPEPDATVRVHALASTLLDRHGVVTRGAVAAEGVEGGFSAVYRVLSVFEESGRARRGYVVEGLGAAQFAMDGAVDRLRAVSNARERGEGLPAPGPRNGFALPRAPGDESTPPPTDGGHATPGAFDRTDGALAHPDPDGGFTRPPENSAVPQDHLSPRAPTPTGPFAAPGHGGPRGGGSASPYGPGAGRGFGDRRTPSPAPDPRAVVLAAADPANAYGAALPWPEPPAGAGHKPGRKAGSLVVLVEGELTLYVERGGRTLLAWPADPDAAPADDPRLRLAAEALATAARAGSLGTLMVERINGAQALTSPAGALLEGAGFVATPRGLRLRA